A window from Saccharomyces cerevisiae S288C chromosome XIII, complete sequence encodes these proteins:
- the CUE1 gene encoding Cue1p (Ubiquitin-binding protein; ER membrane protein that recruits and integrates the ubiquitin-conjugating enzyme Ubc7p into ER membrane-bound ubiquitin ligase complexes that function in the ER-associated degradation (ERAD) pathway for misfolded proteins; contains a CUE domain that binds ubiquitin to facilitate intramolecular monoubiquitination and to promote diubiquitin elongation, facilitating polyubiquitin chain formation), producing MEDSRLLITLILVFGVIFLKKFFQSNQHPSAQRLSATGVNAHGRPQGSTQNALRRTGRVNGGHPVTTQMVETVQNLAPNLHPEQIRYSLENTGSVEETVERYLRGDEFSFPPGFEPSRAPMGANAAVDNNAAGGGEFNDPRKKNMICAENLLDKFHVDLNEDMSNLSFKDLDIEERKRLLVWQARKNLETKLQSDKDLQSLLT from the coding sequence ATGGAGGATTCGAGATTGCTTATCACTTTGATTCTTGTGTTTGGAGTTatatttctgaaaaaattcttccaaagtAATCAGCATCCCTCAGCACAACGCTTATCCGCTACAGGTGTAAACGCACACGGACGTCCTCAGGGCTCCACGCAGAATGCCTTGAGAAGGACTGGTAGAGTCAATGGAGGTCACCCCGTGACTACTCAGATGGTGGAAACAGTGCAAAATCTAGCCCCTAACTTACATCCTGAGCAAATTAGGTATAGTTTGGAAAACACAGGCTCAGTCGAGGAAACAGTGGAAAGGTACTTGCGTGGTGATGAATTCAGCTTTCCACCTGGGTTTGAGCCCTCCAGGGCGCCAATGGGGGCCAATGCGGCTGTTGATAATAACGCTGCTGGTGGCGGAGAGTTTAACGATCCcagaaagaagaacatgATTTGCGCTGAGAATCTACTCGATAAATTCCATGTGGATCTCAATGAAGATATGAGTAACTTAAGCTTTAAGGACTTAGACATTGAAGAGAGAAAGAGATTGTTGGTTTGGCAAGCCAGAAAGAATTTGGAGACAAAATTGCAAAGTGATAAAGATTTGCAAAGTTTGCTGACTTGA
- a CDS encoding uncharacterized protein (hypothetical protein) → MEEFEEFRRKGEMSSRCGNHRVLRKWNSCACELAVPFEVPEHAITKLHIYDFDNTLFATPGPTEQLYTRELLNLLTSSTLPNGGWWNEPGFLQAAIEISKTKPRRYSWNADIVKLAEESYSAKDTISIVLTGREESKFHKLIEHALQTARSHWKCSENEFRFNAVCLKKRAISEYTSKYKKELMRDFLEYYPSLRELSIYDDRIHQIDAFKSFFHSLDLPRLKWSAIPVRPFTKSLPREQELEMVMDMVRKNNSQALSTSQKFDLRRTPRQIGYILCTASHRLLSIEVIKYLKRRKGRRTFRPKLYEHPLYIPCAEPGKDIPALEIAKVWSNNDTRTFDSEKKVQHISQIFYLEQPGKCIVHFQVTDLAVIASAHHNRRKPLEVYFKATPEPNRYTFTLFPEYIVTGHFYKRDRIEDLEVVTERLINCKEDIHWVPLDNTIPIKAFFGRFAKLAAIPCSNA, encoded by the coding sequence atggaagaatttgaagaatttcgAAGGAAAGGGGAGATGTCCAGCAGATGTGGCAATCACCGTGTGCTCAGAAAATGGAATAGTTGCGCTTGCGAGTTGGCCGTGCCCTTTGAGGTTCCTGAGCATGCGATTACGAAATTGCACATATACGACTTCGACAATACATTATTTGCAACGCCGGGTCCTACAGAGCAATTGTATACACGTGAGCTACTAAATTTGTTGACATCGAGCACGCTACCGAATGGAGGCTGGTGGAATGAGCCGGGGTTTCTGCAGGCTGCTATTGAGATCTCGAAGACTAAACCGAGAAGGTATTCGTGGAATGCGGATATCGTTAAATTGGCGGAGGAGTCATATTCTGCCAAGGATACTATCTCGATCGTTTTAACGGGCAGAGAGGAAAGTAAGTTCCATAAGTTGATTGAGCATGCTTTACAGACGGCAAGGAGCCATTGGAAATGCTCAGAAAATGAGTTTAGGTTCAATGCAGTTTgcctaaaaaaaagagcaatTTCTGAGTACACTagcaaatataaaaaagagTTGATGCGGGATTTCTTAGAATATTATCCCTCTCTGCGGGAGTTGTCCATATATGATGATAGAATACACCAAATAGATGCATTCAAGTCTTTCTTCCATTCTTTGGATCTACCACGTCTGAAATGGTCTGCGATCCCCGTACGACCATTCACCAAATCGCTGCCAAGAGAGCAGGAACTTGAAATGGTGATGGACATGGTACGAAAGAACAATAGCCAAGCTCTCAGCACTTCACAAAAGTTTGATTTAAGACGGACTCCAAGACAAATTGGTTATATCCTTTGCACGGCATCTCATCGTCTATTATCAATAGAGGTCATCAAGTACTTAAAGCGGCGTAAGGGGAGAAGAACGTTCAGACCCAAGCTGTATGAACATCCCTTGTATATACCGTGCGCAGAACCCGGTAAAGATATCCCTGCACTTGAAATCGCTAAGGTATGGTCAAACAATGACACTCGCACGTTTGATTCTGAGAAGAAAGTACAGCATATttcacaaattttttatctggAACAGCCTGGGAAGTGCATCGTACACTTCCAAGTCACAGACCTTGCCGTCATCGCGTCGGCCCACCACAACAGAAGAAAGCCATTGGAGGTTTATTTCAAAGCCACACCCGAACCAAACAGATACACTTTCACTCTCTTTCCAGAATATATAGTCACTGGTcatttttacaaaagagACCGAATTGAAGATTTAGAAGTGGTAACAGAGCGTCTAATAAACTGCAAGGAAGATATTCACTGGGTTCCGTTAGACAATACAATACCAATAAAGGCATTTTTCGGGCGATTTGCCAAGTTGGCAGCAATACCGTGTTCCAATGCTTAA
- the RSN1 gene encoding Rsn1p (Membrane hypothetical protein; overexpression suppresses NaCl sensitivity of sro7 mutant cells by restoring sodium pump (Ena1p) localization to the plasma membrane) produces the protein MNSTNSTNSTTTATSTNTSTQQVVTSLVSNGTIFGVFVIAFLILRIKLKRIYEPKSSFNLINEEKKPEPLPQGVWQWLKPLLKKSDNFVIQQAGLDGYFFLRYLFIIAIYCAVSMSYIFPILLSINASNGNHESGLNQLAYQNVKHRGRYFAHVFCGWIFFWGFLYIIYRELYFYTSMKQAVLASPRYAKKLSSRTVLFQTVPKQYLSEEEFSKLFDGVKRVWIARGSGSIEAMVKARDNMAIQLEGAETKYLKAALKKIKKLNKKSPQLSVSDNIAEYVPDKKRPHHKINKVAKFFFGKKVDTISYIKEELPKLNQKVKALQEDHENSSPFNSVFVEFESQYQAQVAAQITTYHAPLFMTPVYIGIEPSDVVWFNLRMFWWERLGREVSAVSAIVALVILWAFPVAFVGMISNITSLTNEVKWLKFIYKLPKQLLGLLTSLAPTVALAVLMSFLPKFIRGMAITQGAPSKQNVEYFTQQAYFAFQVIQVFLVTTLSSAATSTVTEIVKEPTKAMDLLASNLPKASNFFMSYVILQGLSISSGALLQIVPLILFYVLGAFLDGTVRKKWNRFCGLSSMQWGTAFPVYTNLAVITFSYSIISPLILLFAAVAFFLLYIAYLYNLTYVYQESPDARGIYYPRALFQTIVGIYIGQICLLGLFAVGKGWGPIVLQVIGICVTVLIHLHLSAAFDHLSKVIPVDTMKPLDGVSDTPSFKNIYKGIESTKVKKNTFGANIDMDGIKELPEFPIKKYHKRSESVTEQQVENSIFSENTFEYQFNPANEANADGHAINAENLIEDVPLLADGDTMKIPPAPWWKRFLKPHIYYSYKAVKSRLPEIYGLVDPDERVNDFDISHAYDYPAVSAQCPELWIPRDPFGFSKLLISDVSGVVEMNDENATIDENLKFTLRDVPPPYNDVKDEANGEANGEFDTASKENNPFADPKYKEEESRSAV, from the coding sequence ATGAATAGTACTAATAGTACTAATAGTACTACAACAGCTACCAGTACAAACACGTCAACTCAACAAGTCGTTACTTCTTTGGTAAGTAATGGTACTATTTTTGGTGTTTTTGTCATAGCGTTCTTGATTTTGCGTATAAAACTAAAAAGGATTTATGAGCCCAAATCCTCATTCAATCtgattaatgaagaaaaaaagccagAACCGCTACCGCAGGGCGTCTGGCAATGGCTGAAGCcgttattgaaaaaatcagacAATTTTGTCATTCAACAAGCCGGTCTGGATggatatttctttttgaggTACCTTTTCATCATTGCAATTTACTGTGCTGTTTCCATGAGTTATATATTCCCTATTTTGTTGTCCATTAACGCCAGTAACGGTAACCATGAAAGCGGATTGAATCAATTGGCCTATCAGAACGTCAAGCACCGTGGTAGATATTTTGCACATGTTTTCTGTGGAtggattttcttttgggGGTTCCTTTACATTATTTACAGAGAATTGTATTTTTACACCTCTATGAAGCAAGCTGTACTAGCGTCCCCTCGTTATGCTAAAAAACTATCCTCGAGAACCGTGTTATTCCAGACTGTCCCTAAGCAATACTTAAGTGAAGAAGAGTTTTCTAAGTTGTTTGATGGTGTGAAAAGAGTCTGGATCGCAAGAGGTTCCGGTTCAATTGAAGCAATGGTCAAAGCAAGGGACAATATGGCCATACAATTGGAAGGTGCTGAAACAAAATACCTGAAAGCagcattgaaaaaaattaagaagttaaacaaaaaaagtccGCAATTATCTGTCTCTGATAATATTGCTGAATATGTCCCTGACAAGAAAAGACCACATCATAAAATTAACAAGGTTGctaaattcttttttggtaaaaaagTTGACACCATATCCTACATTAAGGAGGAGTTGCCCAAGTTAAACCAAAAGGTGAAGGCATTACAAGAAGATCATGAAAATTCATCCCCTTTCAACTCCGTTTTTGTGGAGTTTGAATCCCAATATCAGGCCCAAGTTGCCGCTCAGATCACCACATACCATGCTCCTCTTTTCATGACGCCTGTGTATATTGGTATTGAGCCATCCGATGTCGTTTGGTTTAATTTGAGGATGTTCTGGTGGGAAAGATTAGGTAGGGAAGTCAGTGCGGTTTCAGCAATTGTCGCGCTAGTAATATTATGGGCTTTCCCAGTGGCTTTTGTTGGTATGATCTCTAATATTACTTCCTTGACTAATGAAGTTAAATGGTTAAAGTTCATCTATAAATTACCAAAACAACTATTAGGTTTACTGACATCTCTGGCCCCAACTGTGGCATTGGCCGTTTTAATGAGTTTCTTGCCGAAATTTATTAGGGGTATGGCTATCACTCAAGGTGCTCCATCTAAGCAAAATGTGGAATATTTCACTCAACAAGCTTATTTCGCCTTTCAAGTTATCCAAGTCTTTTTAGTTACCACTCTATCCTCCGCCGCCACTTCCACAGTAACGGAAATTGTTAAAGAGCCCACGAAGGCTATGGATCTACTGGCTTCTAATCTGCCAAAAGcttctaattttttcatgtCATACGTTATTCTACAAGGTCTGTCCATTTCATCAGGTGCTCTTTTGCAAATTGTTCCACTAATACTCTTTTATGTTTTAGGTGCCTTTTTAGATGGTACCGTTAGGAAGAAATGGAATCGTTTTTGTGGGCTATCCAGTATGCAGTGGGGGACAGCTTTTCCAGTTTATACAAACTTGGCAGTTATTACTTTCTCCTACTCCATCATTTCTCCGttgattttattatttgctGCCGTCGCGTTTTTCCTATTGTATATTGCATATTTATACAATTTGACTTATGTCTATCAGGAATCACCCGACGCAAGGGGTATTTATTATCCAAGAGCTCTTTTCCAAACTATAGTTGGTATCTACATCGGTCAGATATGTCTATTAGGTCTTTTTGCCGTTGGTAAAGGTTGGGGCCCAATCGTTTTACAGGTAATTGGAATTTGTGTTACCGTCCTTATTCATTTACATTTGAGCGCTGCATTTGATCATTTATCAAAGGTTATACCCGTTGATACCATGAAACCGTTAGATGGTGTATCAGATACAccttctttcaaaaatatttataaaGGCATAGAAAGTACAAaggtgaagaaaaatacttttggTGCAAATATTGACATGGACGGAATCAAAGAATTACCTGAATTtccaataaagaaatatcaCAAGAGGAGTGAATCAGTCACTGAGCAACAAGTTGAAAATAGCATATTTAGTGAAAATACATTCGAATATCAATTCAACCCAGCAAATGAAGCCAATGCAGATGGGCACGCTATAAATGCAGAAAATTTAATTGAGGACGTGCCATTATTAGCAGATGGTGATACAATGAAAATTCCTCCGGCTCCATGGTGGAAGAGATTCTTAAAACCTCACATTTACTACTCCTATAAGGCTGTAAAGAGCAGACTGCCAGAAATATATGGTTTGGTTGATCCTGATGAAAGAGTCAATGATTTCGATATCTCTCATGCTTACGATTATCCAGCTGTTAGTGCACAATGCCCCGAATTGTGGATTCCTCGCGATCCTTTTggattttccaaattgttGATTTCAGACGTTTCTGGCGTTGTTGAAATGAACGATGAAAATGCTACCATCGATgagaatttgaaatttactCTGCGTGACGTACCACCACCATATAATGATGTTAAAGACGAAGCAAATGGTGAAGCAAATGGCGAATTTGACACAGCTAGTAAGGAAAATAATCCATTTGCGGACCCAAAGTATAAGGAAGAAGAGAGTCGTTCGGCAGTCTAA